The Streptomyces camelliae genome window below encodes:
- a CDS encoding RidA family protein, with product MTEKIALTPKTHTTPPAKFSHGVKKGNILQVAGQVGFLPAEEGKPPTPAGPTLREQTLQTLANVKAILEEGGASWDDAMMIRVYLTDVDHFAEMNEMYDAYFEEQGLTQPPAARTTVYVGLPAGLLIEIDALAVLS from the coding sequence ATGACCGAGAAGATCGCGCTCACCCCGAAGACCCACACCACCCCGCCCGCGAAGTTCTCGCACGGCGTGAAGAAGGGCAACATCCTCCAGGTGGCCGGCCAGGTCGGCTTCCTGCCCGCCGAGGAGGGCAAGCCCCCGACACCGGCCGGCCCCACCCTGCGCGAACAGACCCTCCAGACCCTCGCCAACGTCAAGGCGATCCTGGAGGAGGGCGGCGCGAGCTGGGACGACGCGATGATGATCCGCGTCTATCTGACGGACGTGGACCACTTCGCCGAGATGAACGAGATGTACGACGCGTACTTCGAGGAACAGGGCCTCACTCAACCGCCCGCCGCCCGGACCACGGTCTACGTCGGTCTCCCGGCCGGCCTCCTCATCGAGATCGACGCGCTCGCCGTACTGAGCTGA
- a CDS encoding DUF397 domain-containing protein yields MAIRDHWRKSSYSGGGDGNACVEIANRRTHIAIRDSKAPARATLTVPVDVFVSFVEALRK; encoded by the coding sequence ATGGCCATTCGCGACCACTGGCGCAAGTCGTCCTACTCCGGTGGCGGCGACGGCAACGCCTGCGTAGAGATCGCCAACCGCCGCACCCACATAGCCATCCGAGACTCCAAGGCCCCCGCCCGAGCCACCCTCACTGTCCCGGTGGACGTCTTCGTCTCCTTCGTGGAGGCGCTCAGGAAGTGA
- a CDS encoding helix-turn-helix domain-containing protein has protein sequence MGTKREPTARQMRLAVELRRLREAAGLSSREAAAMLGVNSVQISQIESGTSGVSEQRLRRMAANYACLDQELVEALAAIASERTQGWWEEYRGRLPTSFLDLSELEYYAAHRWDVDFLLVPGLLQTEDWARALFSSRVPELPEEELELRVAHRMQRRTILERAPAVPYEAVIHEAALRMMVGSRAASRAQLTRVLELSEAEHITVRVIPFDLEHFADLGAAMVYAGGAVPKLDTVVRDGPHGTGFIDSEAQLGVFRAHFRRVEAVSLDPDRSRDFIHRLAKEL, from the coding sequence ATGGGGACCAAGCGCGAACCCACAGCGCGACAGATGCGGTTGGCCGTGGAATTGCGCCGGCTTCGCGAGGCAGCAGGCCTCAGTTCACGTGAGGCGGCCGCGATGCTCGGCGTGAACTCCGTTCAGATCAGTCAGATCGAGTCCGGCACCTCAGGCGTGAGTGAGCAGCGGCTGCGCCGCATGGCTGCCAACTATGCCTGTCTGGACCAGGAGTTGGTCGAGGCGCTGGCGGCCATCGCCTCCGAGCGGACCCAGGGTTGGTGGGAGGAGTACAGAGGTCGCCTGCCCACGTCATTCCTGGACCTGTCGGAGCTGGAGTACTACGCCGCCCACCGATGGGACGTGGACTTCCTGCTTGTTCCCGGACTTCTTCAAACCGAGGACTGGGCACGGGCGCTCTTCTCGTCCCGTGTGCCCGAACTCCCCGAAGAAGAGCTGGAGCTGCGAGTGGCGCACCGCATGCAGCGGCGCACCATCCTGGAGAGGGCACCAGCTGTCCCCTACGAAGCCGTGATCCACGAAGCGGCGCTCCGCATGATGGTCGGCAGTCGTGCTGCGTCTCGGGCGCAACTCACTCGGGTCTTGGAGCTTTCCGAAGCAGAACACATCACGGTGCGCGTGATCCCCTTCGACCTGGAACACTTCGCCGACCTGGGTGCCGCCATGGTGTACGCCGGCGGCGCGGTCCCGAAACTGGACACCGTCGTACGCGATGGCCCTCACGGCACAGGGTTCATCGACTCGGAAGCACAACTAGGGGTATTTCGAGCACACTTCCGTAGAGTGGAGGCCGTGTCACTCGACCCGGATCGGTCGCGTGATTTCATCCACCGGCTGGCGAAAGAACTGTGA
- a CDS encoding IclR family transcriptional regulator, which translates to MSQTVDRALSILPLLAEGPADLGQVADRLGVHKSTALRLLRTLHEHGLVYRQSDQRYRLGARLFALAQEAMENLDIREIAHPHLVRLNEACGHTVHLAVHEEGEVLYIDKVESRYPVRMYSRIGKPVAITVAAVAKLLLADLPEAERRALADQLDYPLYTPRSTPNAPAFLRELEQVREQGWAADLGGHEESINCVAAPIRGADGRVVAAMSVSAPNVVVTAEELLTLLPLVRRTADAISGEYSGRTPVTDPTKDDPA; encoded by the coding sequence ATGAGTCAGACCGTCGACCGCGCCCTGAGCATCCTGCCGCTGCTCGCCGAGGGCCCCGCAGACCTGGGCCAGGTGGCCGACCGCCTGGGCGTCCACAAATCCACGGCACTCCGCCTCCTGCGCACCCTGCACGAACACGGCCTGGTCTACCGCCAGTCCGACCAGCGCTACCGCCTCGGCGCCCGCCTCTTCGCCCTCGCACAGGAGGCGATGGAGAACCTCGACATCCGCGAGATCGCCCACCCCCACCTCGTGCGGCTCAACGAGGCCTGCGGGCACACCGTGCACCTCGCCGTGCACGAGGAGGGCGAGGTCCTCTACATCGACAAGGTGGAGAGCCGCTACCCGGTCCGCATGTACTCCCGGATCGGCAAGCCGGTCGCCATCACGGTCGCGGCCGTCGCGAAGCTCCTCCTCGCCGACCTCCCCGAAGCCGAGCGCCGCGCCCTCGCGGACCAGCTCGACTACCCCCTGTACACGCCCCGTTCGACCCCCAACGCCCCGGCATTTCTGCGGGAGTTGGAGCAGGTTCGCGAACAGGGATGGGCCGCCGACCTCGGTGGCCACGAGGAGTCCATCAACTGCGTCGCTGCCCCCATCCGCGGCGCCGACGGCCGGGTGGTCGCCGCGATGTCGGTGTCCGCGCCGAACGTGGTCGTCACCGCCGAGGAACTCCTCACCCTGCTCCCGCTGGTGCGTCGTACGGCGGACGCGATCAGCGGCGAGTACTCCGGAAGAACGCCAGTGACGGACCCCACGAAGGACGACCCTGCATGA
- a CDS encoding AAA family ATPase produces MPTRILPAGADPDAVRSLVTLLSQLPDAEPQPPVGDSTQLVDTLARLAAESVDELPEVVVVHERIGPVPALELIREVALRFPAVGVILVTTDASPGLFSAAMDSGARGLVALPLSYEELASRVQAVAQWSTGVRRHLGHAASDVLGGVGGTVVTVSGAKGGTGATLAAIQLALAAQASGRPTALVDLDLQTGDIASYLDIQFRRSVADLAAITDISPRVLADAVFRHDTGLALLLAPAEGERGEEVSDRVARQIISALRSRYEVVVVDCGAQLSGAGAAAVEMADTALLVTTPDVIAVRAAKRTVRMWDRLQIRKAEETTVVVNRHSRTAEIQPALVQRITGTALARTAVPAHFKELQAVVDAGRVHELDSRSTVKQALWALAGELGLVKTATEGAHRGGGRGTVGFRRRKE; encoded by the coding sequence ATGCCCACCAGGATCCTTCCGGCCGGCGCGGACCCGGACGCCGTCCGCTCCCTCGTCACCCTCCTCAGCCAGCTCCCCGACGCCGAGCCGCAGCCGCCGGTCGGTGACTCCACCCAGCTCGTCGACACCCTCGCCCGCCTCGCCGCCGAGTCCGTCGACGAGCTGCCCGAGGTGGTCGTCGTACATGAGCGGATCGGGCCCGTCCCCGCCCTGGAGCTGATCCGCGAGGTCGCCCTCCGCTTCCCCGCCGTCGGCGTCATCCTCGTCACCACCGACGCGAGCCCCGGCCTCTTCTCCGCCGCCATGGACTCCGGCGCCCGCGGCCTGGTCGCGCTCCCGCTGTCGTACGAGGAACTCGCCAGCCGCGTCCAGGCCGTCGCCCAGTGGTCGACCGGCGTACGGCGCCATCTCGGCCACGCGGCCTCCGACGTCCTCGGCGGGGTCGGCGGTACGGTCGTCACGGTCAGCGGCGCCAAGGGCGGAACGGGCGCGACGCTGGCCGCGATCCAGCTGGCCCTCGCCGCGCAGGCCTCCGGCCGGCCCACCGCGCTGGTCGACCTCGACCTCCAGACCGGTGACATCGCCTCCTACCTGGACATCCAGTTCCGCCGGTCCGTGGCCGACCTCGCCGCCATCACCGACATCTCGCCCCGCGTCCTCGCCGACGCCGTGTTCCGCCACGACACCGGGCTCGCCCTGCTCCTCGCCCCCGCCGAGGGCGAACGCGGCGAGGAGGTCAGCGACCGCGTCGCCCGCCAGATCATCAGCGCCCTGCGCTCCCGCTACGAGGTCGTCGTGGTGGACTGCGGCGCCCAGCTGAGCGGCGCGGGCGCGGCGGCCGTCGAGATGGCGGACACCGCGCTGCTGGTCACCACCCCCGACGTCATCGCCGTACGCGCCGCCAAACGGACCGTACGGATGTGGGACCGGCTCCAGATCCGCAAGGCCGAGGAGACCACGGTCGTCGTCAACCGGCACAGCCGCACCGCGGAGATCCAGCCCGCGCTCGTACAGCGCATCACGGGTACGGCCCTCGCACGCACCGCCGTACCCGCCCATTTCAAGGAACTCCAGGCCGTCGTGGACGCGGGGCGGGTCCACGAGCTGGACAGCAGGAGCACGGTGAAGCAGGCCCTGTGGGCGCTCGCCGGGGAGCTCGGGCTGGTGAAGACGGCGACCGAGGGGGCCCATCGCGGAGGCGGGCGGGGCACCGTGGGATTCCGGCGGCGGAAGGAGTGA
- a CDS encoding sugar kinase translates to MDVVALGESMVTFLPSRPGRLADVPSFDRAIGGAESNVACALAAAGHTARWVSRVGADGFGQHLVEGIAGYGVDTSAVRTDPARPTGIYFRTAADRATDTHEVAYYRAGSAASAMAVDTVDLAAVRAGRVLHLSGITAALSDACRDLLYELTAPRPGRPLISFDVNYRPALWRHASDGPRVLLELARRADIVFVGDDEARDAWSLHGGRAILTALPEPAIVVVKQGKGGATAFDKITDGSTADADGTATFVRAPKVDVLAHVGAGDAFAAGFLSGTLRGLPVRDRLRYGHLFAAAALTTPGDLAPPPTRDHADRLSALDDTAWGRLRLGPGWTQAERATEEANTP, encoded by the coding sequence GTGGACGTCGTGGCGCTCGGCGAGTCCATGGTCACCTTCCTGCCCAGCCGCCCCGGGCGCCTCGCGGACGTGCCCTCCTTCGACCGCGCGATCGGCGGCGCCGAATCCAACGTGGCCTGCGCGCTGGCCGCCGCCGGCCACACCGCACGGTGGGTGAGCCGGGTGGGGGCGGACGGCTTCGGGCAGCATCTGGTGGAGGGGATCGCGGGGTACGGCGTCGACACGAGTGCCGTGCGCACCGACCCGGCGCGGCCCACGGGCATCTACTTCCGCACCGCCGCCGACCGCGCCACCGACACCCACGAGGTGGCCTACTACCGCGCCGGCTCCGCGGCCTCCGCGATGGCCGTGGACACCGTGGACCTGGCGGCGGTGCGGGCAGGGCGCGTACTGCACCTGTCGGGCATCACAGCCGCGCTCTCCGACGCGTGCCGCGACCTGCTCTACGAGCTGACGGCACCCCGTCCCGGCCGCCCGCTGATCTCCTTCGATGTCAACTACCGGCCGGCGCTGTGGCGCCACGCTTCGGACGGACCCCGCGTCCTGCTGGAACTGGCGCGGCGCGCGGACATCGTGTTCGTGGGGGACGACGAGGCGCGTGACGCCTGGTCACTGCACGGCGGACGAGCCATCCTGACGGCGCTGCCCGAGCCGGCGATCGTCGTCGTCAAGCAGGGCAAGGGCGGAGCGACTGCCTTCGACAAGATCACCGACGGGAGCACGGCGGACGCCGACGGAACCGCGACGTTCGTTCGCGCCCCGAAGGTGGACGTCCTCGCCCACGTCGGGGCCGGAGACGCCTTCGCCGCAGGCTTCCTCTCCGGCACCCTCCGGGGCCTGCCCGTGAGGGATCGCCTCCGGTACGGCCACCTCTTCGCCGCCGCGGCCCTCACCACCCCCGGTGACCTGGCCCCGCCCCCCACCCGGGACCACGCCGACCGCCTGAGCGCCCTGGACGACACCGCATGGGGGAGACTGCGACTCGGCCCCGGCTGGACACAGGCCGAGCGGGCCACGGAGGAGGCGAACACCCCATGA
- the cpaB gene encoding Flp pilus assembly protein CpaB, whose translation MNSRQRRGVILLILSVLCALGAFAGVLSVVHNVNSKVGPEVSAYRVRSDVKPYTALDTSQFEKIKMPKRWLSDNAVTDLRQIQGKIAVTTLRAGSLLQTDMIVDQPALQPGQQEVAIMIDAATGVAGKITPGARVNVYATFSGKSNGDPDQSKIIVTNARVLDVGRITALDPDTGKSQNQSQSQQPSEAVPITFALSTLDAQRITYAESFAQRVRLALVAPGSETSVPDKDRTYELATDK comes from the coding sequence ATGAACTCCCGTCAGCGCCGCGGCGTGATACTGCTGATCCTGTCGGTCCTGTGCGCTCTCGGCGCGTTCGCCGGCGTGCTCTCCGTCGTCCACAACGTCAATTCCAAGGTCGGCCCCGAGGTCAGCGCCTACCGGGTCCGGTCCGACGTGAAGCCGTACACCGCCCTGGACACCAGCCAGTTCGAGAAGATCAAGATGCCGAAGCGGTGGCTGTCCGACAACGCCGTCACCGATCTGCGGCAGATCCAGGGCAAGATCGCCGTCACCACCCTGCGCGCCGGGTCCCTGCTCCAGACCGACATGATCGTCGACCAGCCCGCCCTCCAGCCCGGACAGCAGGAGGTCGCCATCATGATCGACGCGGCCACCGGGGTCGCCGGAAAGATCACTCCGGGGGCGCGGGTGAATGTGTATGCCACCTTCTCCGGGAAGAGCAACGGCGATCCCGACCAGTCGAAGATCATCGTGACCAACGCCCGCGTCCTCGACGTCGGCCGCATCACCGCCCTCGACCCCGACACCGGCAAGAGCCAGAACCAGAGCCAGAGCCAGCAGCCGAGCGAGGCCGTCCCCATCACCTTCGCGCTGTCCACCCTCGACGCCCAGCGCATCACCTACGCCGAGTCCTTCGCCCAGCGCGTCCGGCTCGCACTGGTCGCCCCCGGCAGCGAGACCAGCGTCCCGGACAAGGACCGCACCTACGAACTCGCGACGGACAAGTGA
- a CDS encoding CpaF family protein produces the protein MSLRARISTPEEHGSRGEDGHLVASYRAKLLEEIDLAEMSSLAAAERRARLERVLGHIISREGPVLSTVERSQLIRRVVDEALGLGILEPLLEDASITEIMVNGPDAIFVERGGRVEQLPLRFVSADQLMQTIERIVSTVNRRVDESNPMVDARLPSGERVNVIIPPLSLSGPILTIRRFPRSFTLQELISFGSLDEHMVYLLAGLVQAKFNIIVSGATGTGKTTLLNALSGLIPSHERIITIEDSAELQLQQTHVVRLESRPPNVEGKGQVTIRDLVRNSLRMRPDRIVVGEVRGGESLDMLQAMSTGHDGSLATVHANSAEDALTRLQTLASMSDVEVPFVALHDQINSAVDVLVQLTRFADGARRITEIALLDSHGGEPYRLATVARFDAQPMTPDGRVHGTFAYFPLPRRTADRLYMASQPIPQAFGVARTADQLATREAR, from the coding sequence ATGAGTCTGCGGGCACGCATCAGCACTCCGGAGGAGCACGGCAGCCGGGGCGAGGACGGGCATCTGGTCGCCTCCTACCGGGCCAAGCTGCTGGAGGAGATCGACCTCGCGGAGATGAGTTCGCTCGCGGCGGCCGAGCGCCGGGCGCGGCTTGAGCGGGTGCTCGGGCACATCATCAGCCGTGAGGGACCGGTGCTGTCGACGGTCGAGCGCTCGCAGCTGATCCGCCGGGTGGTGGACGAGGCGCTGGGCCTCGGCATCCTGGAGCCGCTCCTCGAAGACGCGTCGATCACCGAGATCATGGTGAACGGCCCGGACGCGATCTTCGTGGAGCGCGGCGGGCGCGTCGAGCAGCTGCCCTTGAGATTCGTCTCCGCCGATCAACTCATGCAGACCATCGAGCGGATCGTGTCGACGGTCAACCGCCGGGTGGACGAGTCGAACCCGATGGTCGACGCCCGGCTGCCCTCCGGCGAGCGCGTCAACGTCATCATCCCGCCGCTGTCGCTGTCCGGCCCGATCCTCACCATCCGCCGCTTCCCGCGCTCCTTCACCCTCCAGGAGCTGATCTCCTTCGGCTCGCTGGACGAGCACATGGTGTATCTGCTGGCGGGCCTGGTGCAGGCGAAGTTCAACATCATCGTCTCGGGGGCGACCGGCACCGGGAAGACGACCCTGCTGAACGCCCTCTCCGGGCTCATCCCCTCCCACGAACGCATCATCACCATCGAGGACTCCGCCGAACTCCAGCTCCAGCAGACCCACGTGGTCCGCCTGGAGTCCCGGCCGCCGAACGTCGAGGGCAAGGGGCAGGTCACCATCCGCGACCTGGTCCGCAACTCGCTGCGCATGCGCCCCGACCGGATCGTGGTCGGCGAGGTCCGTGGCGGCGAGTCCCTCGACATGCTCCAGGCGATGTCGACGGGCCACGACGGATCGCTCGCGACCGTGCACGCCAACAGCGCCGAGGACGCCCTGACCCGGCTCCAGACCCTCGCCTCCATGTCCGACGTGGAGGTCCCCTTCGTCGCGCTGCACGACCAGATCAACAGCGCCGTCGACGTCCTCGTCCAGCTCACCCGGTTCGCCGACGGCGCCCGCCGCATCACCGAGATCGCCCTGCTCGACAGCCACGGCGGGGAGCCGTACCGGCTGGCGACGGTCGCCCGGTTCGACGCCCAGCCGATGACCCCCGACGGCCGCGTCCACGGCACCTTCGCGTACTTCCCGCTCCCGCGCCGCACCGCCGACCGCCTCTACATGGCGAGCCAGCCCATCCCGCAGGCCTTCGGCGTCGCCCGTACGGCGGACCAGCTCGCCACCCGAGAAGCCAGGTAG
- a CDS encoding chitinase, whose product MDRAPGTGIPRSGRRRLTLWSAATALALSVAGLAAASPASAADVNNVKNAGFESGLSNWTCTANSGVSVSSPVHSGTSALKATPAGQDDAQCTQTVAVQPNSTYTLSAWVQGGYAYLGVTGTGTTDVSTWTPDTTAWKQLSTAFTTGASTTSVTVYTHGWYGQAAYYADDVSVYGPDGGGGGDPGPTVPSAPTGLTVSGTTSSSASLSWSPVSGATGYNVYQNGTKATAVTGTSATLTGLTAATSYSFQVTATNAAGESAKSAAVTATTPSGTGGGGGGAGVPKHAVTGYWQNFNNGATVQKLSDVPSSYDIIAVAFADATSTPGAVTFNLDSAGLGGYTVDQFKADIKAKQAAGKKVVVSIGGQNGTVSVSDSASATNFANSVYSLMQTYGFDGVDIDLENGLDATYMTQALRALSAKAGSSLILTMAPQTIDMQSTSNSYFQTALNVKDILTVVNMQYYNSGSMLGCDGKVYSQGTVDFLTALACIQLQGGLSPSQVGLGLPASTSAAGSGYVSPTVVNNALDCLTAGTNCGTFKPSKTYPDLRGAMTWSTNWDAAAGNAWSGSVGAHVHALP is encoded by the coding sequence GTGGACCGCGCCCCAGGCACAGGCATACCCAGATCCGGCAGACGACGCCTCACTCTCTGGTCGGCCGCCACGGCCCTGGCCCTCTCGGTCGCCGGGCTGGCCGCCGCGAGCCCCGCATCGGCGGCCGACGTGAACAACGTCAAGAACGCGGGCTTCGAGTCGGGCCTGAGCAACTGGACGTGTACGGCGAACAGCGGTGTTTCCGTCTCCTCCCCGGTGCACAGCGGCACGTCGGCACTGAAGGCGACCCCGGCCGGCCAGGACGACGCCCAGTGCACCCAGACGGTCGCGGTCCAGCCCAACTCGACGTACACCCTGAGCGCGTGGGTGCAGGGCGGCTACGCGTACCTGGGCGTGACCGGCACGGGCACGACGGACGTCTCGACCTGGACCCCCGACACCACGGCCTGGAAGCAACTGTCGACGGCCTTCACCACCGGCGCGTCAACGACGTCGGTCACGGTGTACACCCACGGGTGGTACGGCCAGGCGGCCTACTACGCCGACGACGTCTCGGTCTACGGCCCCGACGGCGGCGGAGGCGGCGACCCCGGCCCGACGGTCCCTTCCGCCCCGACGGGTCTGACGGTCTCGGGAACGACCTCCTCCTCGGCGTCTCTGTCCTGGTCCCCGGTGTCGGGCGCGACGGGCTACAACGTCTACCAGAACGGCACGAAGGCCACGGCGGTGACGGGAACGTCGGCGACGCTGACGGGGTTGACCGCCGCCACGTCGTACAGCTTCCAGGTGACGGCGACGAACGCGGCCGGCGAGTCGGCGAAGTCGGCGGCGGTGACGGCGACGACGCCCTCCGGAACGGGCGGTGGCGGCGGTGGTGCCGGGGTGCCGAAGCACGCGGTGACGGGCTACTGGCAGAACTTCAACAACGGCGCGACGGTCCAGAAGCTGTCGGACGTCCCGTCGTCGTACGACATCATCGCGGTGGCTTTCGCGGACGCGACGTCGACGCCGGGCGCGGTGACCTTCAACCTGGACTCGGCGGGCCTCGGCGGCTACACGGTCGACCAGTTCAAGGCGGACATCAAGGCGAAGCAGGCGGCCGGCAAGAAGGTCGTCGTCTCGATCGGCGGCCAGAACGGCACGGTGTCGGTGAGCGACTCGGCGTCGGCGACGAACTTCGCGAACTCGGTGTACTCCCTGATGCAGACATACGGCTTCGACGGCGTGGACATCGACCTGGAGAACGGCCTCGACGCGACGTACATGACACAGGCGCTCCGGGCCCTTTCCGCCAAGGCCGGCTCGTCGCTCATCCTCACGATGGCCCCGCAGACGATCGACATGCAGTCGACGTCGAACTCGTACTTCCAGACGGCCCTGAACGTGAAGGACATCCTCACGGTCGTCAACATGCAGTACTACAACAGCGGTTCCATGCTGGGCTGCGACGGCAAGGTCTACAGCCAGGGCACGGTCGACTTCCTGACCGCCCTCGCCTGCATCCAGCTCCAGGGCGGCCTCTCCCCCTCCCAGGTGGGCCTGGGCCTCCCCGCCTCGACCAGCGCGGCCGGCAGCGGCTACGTCTCACCGACGGTGGTGAACAACGCCCTGGACTGCCTGACGGCCGGCACGAACTGCGGCACCTTCAAGCCGTCGAAGACGTATCCCGACCTCCGGGGCGCGATGACGTGGTCGACGAACTGGGACGCGGCTGCGGGGAACGCTTGGTCCGGCTCGGTGGGGGCGCATGTGCATGCGTTGCCGTAG
- a CDS encoding TadE/TadG family type IV pilus assembly protein gives MPYRRTHRDRGQVAIEYLGFIPVLLIVGLAGIQIGAVAYAAEQAGTAARAGARAASLRQDAQQACAGAVSSGITVSCSAGDGGDSVTVTATVHIPRIVWDFGDATKTATMPLDH, from the coding sequence ATGCCGTACCGCCGCACACACAGAGACCGCGGCCAAGTCGCCATCGAATACCTGGGGTTCATCCCCGTCCTGCTGATCGTCGGGCTGGCCGGCATCCAGATCGGCGCCGTCGCCTACGCCGCCGAGCAGGCAGGTACGGCGGCTCGGGCGGGGGCGCGGGCCGCGTCCTTGCGGCAGGACGCCCAGCAGGCGTGTGCCGGAGCCGTCAGCAGCGGGATCACGGTGAGCTGCTCGGCCGGGGACGGCGGCGACTCCGTGACCGTCACGGCCACCGTTCACATCCCCAGAATCGTCTGGGACTTCGGCGACGCCACCAAGACCGCCACCATGCCCCTCGACCACTGA
- a CDS encoding TadE/TadG family type IV pilus assembly protein, protein MRRGGEGDRGQVSIEFLGMTPLIVLTLVLVWQAVLVGYTFTLAGNAADEAVRAGTAVAPGARQAACSAAGLGHLSAAWRGSAEVSCGGSGYVTADVKLHVPVLFPGLIDFPATVTGHAGAVEEVKR, encoded by the coding sequence ATGAGACGAGGAGGGGAAGGGGACCGGGGGCAGGTCAGCATCGAGTTCCTCGGGATGACTCCGCTGATCGTCCTGACCCTGGTGCTGGTGTGGCAGGCCGTACTCGTGGGGTACACCTTCACGCTCGCCGGGAATGCTGCCGACGAAGCGGTACGGGCGGGTACGGCGGTGGCGCCGGGCGCACGGCAGGCGGCCTGCTCGGCGGCAGGGCTGGGGCACCTGTCGGCAGCGTGGAGGGGGAGCGCGGAAGTGTCCTGTGGCGGGAGCGGCTATGTGACGGCCGACGTCAAGCTGCACGTCCCCGTCCTCTTCCCGGGCCTGATCGACTTCCCGGCCACGGTGACCGGCCACGCCGGTGCCGTCGAGGAGGTGAAGCGCTGA
- a CDS encoding ATP-binding protein, whose translation MPETWDYTLYIPNDPRAVTVCRRTLRLILTLHGLTGLVDTAELLATELVSNAVRHTKGPAALRVRRSPEGMVWIGAWDTDPAPPDPPRPLEQVIELEEGRGLGLVMACAELWGWQPSARFGDRGKYVWCELGVA comes from the coding sequence ATGCCCGAAACCTGGGACTACACCCTCTACATCCCGAACGACCCGAGAGCGGTGACGGTGTGCCGCCGCACCCTGCGCCTGATCCTGACCCTGCACGGGCTGACCGGGCTCGTGGACACCGCCGAACTCCTCGCCACGGAGCTGGTCTCCAACGCCGTACGGCACACCAAGGGGCCCGCCGCACTCAGGGTCCGCCGTTCCCCGGAGGGCATGGTGTGGATCGGGGCCTGGGACACCGACCCGGCCCCGCCCGACCCGCCGCGCCCGCTGGAGCAGGTGATCGAGCTGGAGGAAGGGCGGGGGCTGGGCCTGGTCATGGCGTGCGCGGAACTGTGGGGCTGGCAGCCGTCGGCGCGGTTCGGGGACCGGGGGAAGTACGTGTGGTGTGAGCTGGGGGTGGCGTGA